In Nocardia sputorum, a single genomic region encodes these proteins:
- a CDS encoding MlaD family protein, producing the protein MTSARKLFGSKIFLSNVGLVLVLLVGAAYLMINVMRVNPLRSDYTVTVNLDRSGGLQPGNDVTLRGWRIGKVTSIELTDRGQAIAATAQIESKYKIPVDTQIAVQALSGAGEQYIDFRPNAEQGPYLANGAVIKFDPDKIHTPTPVWSVLDNSSALIAQINPDHFQVILNELDIALSGGPDQLRGLVNGISLATAGLDSLLPQTTNLITNLRTIASTTSNAQPDLATLTRNSGVLFEQFNNANAELQRVLEQAPGQLTSLGAVVDRTADPITSLATNFQAITKAAQLRLPALRALFPSLALGGEALGVPAHDGEFHAMIDIWPRPFCTYNTPKMRNEVVQDGTIPKWNYCENPPPGQQIRGAANAPRPDVPNNGAHMPPGVDPNERTLPPVR; encoded by the coding sequence ATGACCTCCGCGCGCAAACTCTTCGGAAGCAAGATCTTCCTCTCGAACGTGGGTCTGGTGCTCGTGCTGCTGGTCGGCGCGGCGTACCTGATGATCAACGTGATGCGGGTGAACCCGCTGCGGTCCGACTACACCGTCACGGTGAATCTGGACCGTTCCGGCGGTCTGCAGCCCGGCAACGACGTGACGCTGCGCGGCTGGCGCATCGGCAAGGTGACCTCGATCGAGCTGACCGATCGCGGGCAGGCCATCGCCGCCACCGCGCAGATCGAGTCGAAGTACAAGATCCCGGTGGACACCCAGATCGCGGTGCAGGCGCTGTCCGGCGCGGGTGAGCAGTACATCGACTTCCGGCCGAACGCCGAGCAGGGGCCGTATCTGGCCAACGGCGCGGTGATCAAGTTCGATCCGGACAAGATCCACACGCCCACGCCGGTGTGGTCGGTCCTGGACAACTCCAGCGCCCTGATCGCGCAGATCAATCCGGATCATTTCCAGGTCATCCTGAACGAGCTGGACATCGCGCTCAGCGGTGGCCCGGATCAGTTGCGCGGCCTGGTCAACGGCATCAGCTTGGCGACGGCGGGACTGGATTCGCTGCTGCCGCAGACCACGAATCTGATCACCAATCTGCGGACCATCGCCAGTACGACTTCCAACGCGCAGCCGGATCTGGCCACGCTGACCCGCAACTCCGGAGTGCTGTTCGAGCAGTTCAACAACGCGAACGCGGAACTGCAGCGCGTGCTCGAGCAGGCCCCCGGGCAGCTCACCAGTCTCGGCGCGGTGGTGGACCGCACGGCCGATCCGATCACCAGCCTGGCGACCAACTTCCAGGCGATCACGAAGGCGGCGCAGCTGCGGCTGCCCGCGCTGCGCGCCCTGTTCCCCTCGCTCGCGCTCGGCGGCGAGGCGCTCGGCGTCCCGGCGCACGACGGCGAGTTCCACGCGATGATCGACATCTGGCCGCGGCCGTTCTGCACCTACAACACTCCGAAGATGCGCAACGAGGTCGTGCAGGACGGCACGATCCCGAAGTGGAACTACTGTGAGAACCCGCCGCCGGGTCAGCAGATCCGCGGCGCCGCCAACGCGCCGCGGCCCGACGTGCCCAACAACGGCGCGCACATGCCGCCGGGCGTGGATCCGAACGAACGGACCCTGCCTCCGGTGCGGTGA
- a CDS encoding MCE family protein, translating to MTIKARRALVAFAAVAGVAVTSGCGLTVEKLPLPKPGQGGETYTIHAVFENALNLPDQAKVKIGGSDVGVVTDIKTKNFQAIVDLTIRKDIELPKGSTAELRQATPLGDVFVAVSKPKTDSGAQMLHDGDTLTIDSTSAGATVEQLLISVSMLFNGGGIASLSKLGAELDSIVGGRGEQLAHLITEMTGVVGSLNANSARVDSVLGEFSTLANTIEGRRSELGEVADTLPQMIGAIAENNRALGELLSKLSISSAALGDYANTSTESLNGLLENTRQLMDAIAKTGDGFGVLLDRLRVIRPKVDATFRGSSFAVYATATNLDISALTDPQHGKLQDLNDLQDFAGSLIQVLQLVQSRVGGGQR from the coding sequence ATGACGATCAAGGCACGCAGGGCGCTGGTCGCCTTCGCCGCGGTGGCCGGCGTGGCGGTTACCTCCGGCTGCGGGCTCACCGTGGAGAAGCTGCCGCTGCCGAAACCGGGCCAGGGCGGGGAGACCTACACGATCCACGCGGTCTTCGAGAACGCGCTGAATCTGCCCGATCAGGCGAAGGTGAAGATCGGCGGCTCGGATGTCGGCGTGGTCACCGACATCAAGACCAAGAACTTCCAGGCTATCGTGGACCTGACCATCCGCAAGGACATCGAGTTGCCGAAGGGCAGCACGGCGGAATTGCGCCAGGCCACTCCGCTGGGTGACGTCTTCGTCGCGGTGTCCAAGCCGAAGACCGACTCCGGCGCGCAGATGTTGCACGACGGCGACACGCTCACCATCGACAGCACCTCCGCGGGCGCGACCGTCGAGCAGCTGCTCATCTCGGTCTCCATGCTGTTCAACGGCGGCGGCATCGCCAGCCTCTCCAAGCTGGGCGCCGAACTGGACTCCATCGTCGGCGGCCGCGGCGAGCAACTGGCCCACCTGATCACCGAGATGACCGGCGTGGTCGGCAGTCTGAACGCCAACTCCGCTCGCGTCGACAGTGTGCTCGGTGAATTCAGCACGCTGGCCAACACCATCGAGGGGCGGCGGTCGGAGCTCGGCGAGGTGGCCGACACGCTGCCGCAGATGATCGGCGCCATCGCCGAGAACAACCGGGCCCTCGGCGAACTGCTCAGCAAGTTGTCCATTTCCAGCGCCGCGCTGGGCGATTACGCGAACACCTCGACCGAGAGCCTGAACGGGCTGCTGGAGAACACCCGCCAGCTGATGGACGCGATCGCCAAGACCGGTGACGGTTTCGGCGTCCTGCTGGATCGGCTGCGGGTGATCCGGCCGAAGGTCGACGCGACCTTCCGCGGCAGCAGCTTCGCGGTGTACGCGACCGCGACCAACCTGGACATCAGCGCGCTCACCGATCCGCAACACGGCAAGCTCCAGGATCTCAACGACCTGCAGGACTTCGCGGGCAGCCTGATCCAGGTGCTGCAACTGGTCCAGAGTCGAGTGGGGGGCGGACAGCGATGA
- a CDS encoding MlaD family protein, translating into MRFRTGFPLRTVAKALMISAAALTVGSCSLLPSSVNDALGNTLRITADFDNIAGIYEGNPITVLGLDVGKVDKIVPKGTLVEVHMSIDKDVKIPKDAIAAIVSPSIVTDRHVELTPVYTGGATLSDGDHLPKARTKTPVELDTMIKTIDQFAAALKPEPGQEGIGPLSGRVLYPMLNGNGEKIRDTLNALSSALKVGVDNKDAISSIIIKLNDLTTMLAENDQSVRDFSNRVTQMTGLLADQAPGLQATLDQLLAFLRNTSTTLTQYQDQLQGTMSGLTNVTQQLRDNAYGLTEVADLAPMVMQNVDNIINREHGYVRLHAVIGTALSGEIVSLFCERIQMKADGCRTGNMQDFGPDYGLTAALLGLTK; encoded by the coding sequence ATGAGATTCCGCACGGGCTTTCCGCTGAGGACCGTCGCGAAGGCGCTGATGATCAGCGCCGCCGCACTGACGGTCGGCAGTTGCTCGCTGCTGCCGAGTTCGGTGAACGACGCGCTGGGCAACACCCTGCGAATCACCGCCGACTTCGACAACATCGCGGGTATCTACGAGGGCAACCCGATCACGGTGCTCGGGCTCGATGTCGGCAAGGTCGACAAGATCGTGCCCAAGGGCACCCTGGTCGAGGTGCACATGTCCATCGACAAGGACGTGAAGATCCCGAAGGACGCGATCGCCGCGATCGTCTCGCCGTCCATCGTGACCGACCGGCATGTCGAGCTCACCCCCGTCTACACCGGCGGCGCGACCTTGTCCGACGGCGATCATCTGCCCAAGGCGCGGACCAAGACGCCGGTCGAACTGGACACGATGATCAAGACCATCGATCAGTTCGCCGCCGCGCTGAAGCCGGAGCCGGGCCAGGAGGGCATCGGCCCGCTGTCGGGCCGGGTGCTCTACCCGATGCTCAACGGCAACGGCGAGAAGATCCGCGACACGCTCAACGCGCTGTCCAGCGCGTTGAAGGTCGGTGTGGACAACAAGGACGCGATCTCCAGCATCATCATCAAGCTGAACGACCTCACCACCATGCTGGCCGAGAACGACCAGTCGGTGCGTGATTTCAGCAACCGGGTGACCCAGATGACCGGCCTGCTCGCCGACCAGGCCCCGGGTCTGCAGGCCACGCTGGATCAGCTGCTGGCCTTCCTGCGGAACACGAGCACCACGCTGACGCAGTACCAGGATCAGTTGCAGGGCACGATGAGCGGCCTGACCAACGTGACCCAGCAGCTGCGCGACAACGCCTACGGCCTCACCGAGGTCGCGGACCTGGCGCCGATGGTCATGCAGAACGTCGACAACATCATCAACCGCGAGCACGGGTACGTCCGGCTGCACGCGGTGATCGGCACCGCGCTGTCGGGTGAGATCGTCAGCCTGTTCTGCGAGCGCATCCAGATGAAGGCCGACGGCTGCCGCACCGGAAACATGCAGGACTTCGGACCCGACTACGGGCTCACCGCCGCACTGCTCGGACTGACGAAATGA
- a CDS encoding MCE family protein, producing the protein MTKLRSRFESNRYFWLGIIGGVLIVVLLLVSSVYKLIGVGEQSIKAEFVQAAGIRVGDKVNVAGVSSGRVVDAELEGSHVLLTLSVSNDVKLGPDARASIKMATLLGARYVDLEPGDGSGLKGKRIPVSNTTVPYNLADVVQVGTPKFEALDTKKLAESLNLINEQMNGSPQLTAQALDSVGALAKVIDSRKAEVDTLLKDLDRVTRILGDNRNSILLVITQGEAIANRVMERQALLRQLLDNVATLTKQLEAIGAENNDQLGPTIQQLNTMAEGLQKNKDNLDRMLSIMPPTLRYLANSWGGSGPYGDVGLPWLFPDNWLCFAQVIEGCQG; encoded by the coding sequence ATGACGAAACTCAGGTCCAGGTTCGAGAGCAACCGGTACTTCTGGTTGGGCATCATCGGCGGCGTACTCATCGTGGTGCTGCTGCTGGTGTCCAGCGTCTACAAGCTCATCGGCGTCGGCGAGCAGTCGATCAAGGCCGAGTTCGTGCAGGCCGCGGGCATCAGGGTCGGCGACAAGGTGAACGTCGCCGGGGTGTCCTCCGGGCGGGTGGTCGACGCCGAGCTCGAGGGCAGCCACGTGCTGCTCACGCTGAGCGTCAGCAACGACGTGAAGCTCGGCCCGGACGCGCGCGCCTCGATCAAGATGGCCACGCTGCTCGGCGCCAGGTACGTCGACCTCGAGCCGGGTGACGGCTCTGGCCTGAAGGGCAAGCGGATCCCGGTGTCCAACACCACGGTTCCGTACAACCTGGCCGACGTGGTGCAGGTCGGCACCCCGAAGTTCGAAGCGCTCGACACCAAGAAGCTGGCCGAGTCGCTGAACTTGATCAACGAGCAGATGAACGGCTCGCCCCAGCTCACCGCCCAGGCGCTGGACAGCGTCGGCGCGCTGGCCAAGGTGATCGACAGCCGCAAGGCCGAGGTCGACACGCTGCTGAAGGACTTGGACCGGGTCACCCGGATCCTCGGCGACAACCGCAACAGCATCCTGCTGGTGATCACCCAGGGTGAGGCCATCGCCAACCGGGTGATGGAGCGCCAGGCGCTGCTGCGCCAGCTGCTGGACAACGTCGCGACGCTGACCAAGCAGCTGGAGGCGATCGGCGCGGAGAACAACGATCAGCTCGGCCCGACCATCCAGCAGCTGAACACCATGGCCGAAGGCCTGCAGAAGAACAAGGACAACCTGGATCGGATGCTGTCGATCATGCCGCCGACCCTGCGCTACCTGGCGAACTCCTGGGGCGGCAGCGGTCCGTACGGCGATGTCGGCCTGCCGTGGCTGTTCCCGGACAACTGGTTGTGCTTCGCCCAAGTCATCGAGGGGTGCCAGGGATGA
- a CDS encoding MCE family protein → MSIRKPLIGFSIFAIVSILVTVVVWNTLARIVSGDTYTYSATFSDVLGLHEGDDVRMAGVRVGKVEKIELGRDANLKKSVAKVTFVVQRDQTIYNDTKALVRYQNLIGQRYVALAPGKSSSPAPLKNNGSIPIDRTEPSFDVSGLLNGFQPLFQVLQPEQVNRLSETFIQALQGDGVSLSAFIVQAAQLATDFQRRDAILSDVITNLSGVMSGLAKRGDELETLVTQTRALIGGLYEQGQSLLGSTEQIASATTSLVGMMDRIQPSLRNAQNSTSAALTLLLDNGAKLDQAAIDLPNVLSAAGRHTSEGGYANAYLCGLDVSLYGVLFPRGLFSQIGGTSHSAVCRP, encoded by the coding sequence ATGAGCATTCGCAAACCGCTGATCGGATTCAGCATCTTCGCGATCGTGTCGATCCTGGTCACGGTGGTGGTGTGGAACACACTGGCGCGCATCGTCAGCGGTGACACCTACACCTACTCCGCGACGTTCTCCGATGTGCTCGGCCTGCACGAGGGCGACGACGTCCGCATGGCGGGCGTGCGAGTGGGCAAGGTCGAGAAGATCGAGCTGGGCCGCGACGCGAACCTGAAGAAGTCGGTCGCCAAGGTGACCTTCGTCGTGCAGCGCGACCAGACGATCTACAACGACACCAAAGCGCTGGTCCGCTACCAGAACCTGATCGGTCAGCGGTACGTGGCGCTGGCTCCCGGCAAGTCGTCGAGCCCGGCGCCGCTGAAGAACAACGGTTCCATCCCGATCGACCGGACCGAGCCGTCGTTCGACGTGTCCGGTCTGCTCAACGGATTCCAGCCGCTGTTCCAGGTGTTGCAGCCCGAACAGGTCAACCGGCTCTCGGAGACCTTCATCCAGGCCTTGCAGGGTGACGGCGTCTCGTTGAGCGCGTTCATCGTGCAGGCCGCCCAGCTGGCCACCGACTTCCAGCGCAGGGACGCGATCCTGTCCGATGTGATCACCAACCTGTCGGGCGTGATGTCGGGGTTGGCGAAACGAGGTGATGAATTGGAGACCCTGGTGACCCAGACCCGGGCCTTGATCGGCGGGCTGTACGAACAAGGGCAGTCGCTGCTCGGTTCGACCGAACAGATCGCGAGCGCGACCACGTCGCTGGTCGGCATGATGGACCGGATCCAGCCGAGCCTGCGCAACGCGCAGAACTCCACCAGCGCCGCGCTGACGCTGCTGCTGGACAACGGCGCCAAGCTCGACCAAGCGGCGATCGACCTGCCGAACGTCCTGTCCGCGGCCGGCAGGCACACCTCGGAAGGCGGTTACGCCAACGCCTACCTGTGCGGGCTGGACGTCTCGCTCTACGGCGTCCTGTTCCCGCGCGGTCTGTTCTCCCAGATCGGCGGCACCTCGCACTCGGCGGTGTGCCGCCCATGA
- a CDS encoding MCE family protein, producing MIIDPSGRGPTMRQLLIAGVCGLVVFALVLSFLMLRYKGYFQEKVNVTANLTTTGDGLPEQADVKFRGVLVGAVKTVDVAAKGELQKVRIEMKPEFAGDIPANVTARVVPSNLFAVTSVELVFNGPADQYLHEGSVIEEDRSKGTIALQDTLTTVRNILDKIDPVQFGRVLGTLSQALDGSGRMPGSTVERLDRWLLAVDESIPDLGVLLGDFSASFNALNQSAPELVDVLGSSVQTARTIADRRSQLVSLITGTSGTIDTVNDLFARNPNVGIEVTAGTNDMFGALAADPDAITRSLLNLSETMRRMDTTFKWGPQKQQVWDAGITLTPYRPYTVADCPRYGDMVGPSCYTAPAVADVGELPEQLKPRALASAAGLPPVVPMPGLPLIPGVTTPDPNRATAAAPTGGAPAPFAGTPLEGLFPMLPPGLLPPAAPTAPVAPAAAPEGAPSAAPISYRGESAITPLLGRKPTTAEYLLLSSILKGGTMQVSDNGARR from the coding sequence ATGATCATCGATCCCAGTGGGCGCGGGCCCACGATGCGACAGCTGCTGATCGCGGGCGTGTGCGGCCTGGTCGTGTTCGCGCTGGTGCTCAGCTTCCTGATGCTGCGCTACAAGGGCTACTTCCAGGAGAAGGTCAACGTCACCGCCAACTTGACCACCACCGGTGACGGTCTGCCCGAGCAGGCCGACGTCAAGTTCCGCGGGGTGCTCGTCGGCGCGGTGAAGACGGTCGACGTCGCGGCCAAGGGCGAGCTGCAGAAGGTTCGCATCGAGATGAAGCCGGAGTTCGCCGGCGACATCCCGGCCAACGTGACCGCACGCGTGGTGCCGAGCAACCTGTTCGCCGTCACCTCCGTCGAGCTGGTCTTCAACGGCCCCGCCGACCAGTACCTGCACGAGGGTTCGGTCATCGAGGAAGACCGCAGCAAGGGCACCATCGCGCTGCAGGACACGCTCACCACGGTCCGCAACATCCTCGACAAGATCGATCCGGTGCAGTTCGGCCGGGTGCTGGGCACCTTGTCGCAGGCGCTGGACGGCAGCGGCCGCATGCCCGGCTCCACCGTCGAGCGGCTGGACCGCTGGCTGCTGGCCGTCGACGAGTCGATTCCCGATCTCGGGGTGCTGCTGGGCGACTTCTCCGCGTCGTTCAACGCGCTCAACCAGTCCGCGCCCGAGCTGGTCGACGTGCTCGGCAGCTCGGTGCAGACCGCGCGCACCATCGCCGACCGCCGCAGCCAGCTGGTCTCGCTGATCACCGGTACCTCGGGCACCATCGACACGGTCAACGACCTGTTCGCCCGCAACCCGAACGTGGGCATCGAGGTCACCGCGGGAACCAACGACATGTTCGGCGCTCTCGCCGCGGACCCGGACGCGATCACCAGGAGCCTGCTGAACCTCAGCGAGACCATGCGCCGGATGGACACCACGTTCAAGTGGGGTCCGCAGAAGCAGCAGGTCTGGGACGCGGGCATCACGCTCACCCCGTACCGGCCCTACACCGTGGCCGACTGCCCGCGCTACGGCGACATGGTCGGGCCGAGCTGCTACACCGCTCCCGCCGTCGCCGATGTCGGCGAGCTGCCGGAACAGCTGAAGCCGCGCGCCCTCGCCTCGGCCGCCGGGCTTCCGCCGGTGGTGCCGATGCCGGGCCTGCCGCTGATCCCCGGCGTCACCACCCCCGATCCGAACCGCGCCACCGCGGCCGCTCCCACCGGCGGTGCACCCGCTCCGTTCGCGGGCACCCCGCTCGAGGGCCTGTTCCCGATGCTGCCGCCGGGTCTGCTCCCGCCGGCCGCGCCCACGGCGCCCGTGGCTCCGGCCGCCGCGCCCGAGGGCGCTCCGTCGGCGGCGCCGATCTCCTACCGGGGTGAGTCCGCGATCACCCCGCTGCTCGGCCGCAAGCCGACCACAGCCGAATATCTGCTGCTGAGCTCGATTTTGAAGGGCGGAACCATGCAGGTGTCCGACAACGGTGCCCGCCGATGA
- a CDS encoding ABC transporter permease — protein MSSTYVPPLLRPLQTLRKSAQAPVDLLARLGHQVFFLLRSIGSIPLALKHYPKEVWRLLSDVTWGNGNLVVGGGTIGVVVILSAFGGMTVGIQGYNSLNLLGLSPITGAISAFATTRELGPLLATLAFAAQAGCRFTAQLGAMRISEEIDALESIAIRPLPYLISTRMFAAMIAIIPLYCLGLTMAYISCSLTVQLIGGTATGTYQHYFYQFLIPTDVIYSLIKAILFVAITTFIQCYYGFFASGGPEGVGVAAGRAIKMCIIAVVFANLFMTLAIWGVNPGIRISG, from the coding sequence GTGTCCTCAACCTATGTACCGCCGCTGCTGCGGCCTCTCCAGACGCTCCGGAAATCCGCTCAGGCGCCGGTCGATCTGCTCGCCAGGCTCGGCCACCAGGTGTTCTTCCTGTTGCGCTCGATCGGCTCGATTCCGCTGGCGCTCAAGCACTACCCCAAGGAAGTGTGGCGCCTGCTCTCGGACGTCACCTGGGGCAACGGCAATCTCGTCGTCGGCGGTGGCACCATCGGCGTCGTCGTCATCCTGAGCGCCTTCGGCGGCATGACCGTCGGCATCCAGGGTTACAACTCGCTCAACCTGCTCGGCCTGAGCCCGATCACCGGTGCAATCTCGGCGTTCGCGACCACTCGCGAACTCGGCCCGCTGCTCGCTACGCTGGCCTTCGCCGCGCAGGCGGGCTGCCGCTTCACCGCGCAGCTCGGCGCCATGCGCATCTCCGAGGAGATCGACGCGCTGGAGTCCATCGCGATCCGGCCGCTGCCCTACCTGATCAGCACGAGGATGTTCGCGGCGATGATCGCCATCATCCCGCTCTACTGCCTCGGTCTGACGATGGCCTACATCTCCTGCTCGCTGACCGTGCAGCTGATCGGCGGCACCGCCACCGGCACCTACCAGCACTACTTCTATCAGTTCCTGATTCCGACCGACGTCATCTACTCGCTGATCAAGGCGATCCTGTTCGTCGCGATCACCACGTTCATCCAGTGCTACTACGGCTTCTTCGCCTCCGGTGGCCCCGAGGGCGTCGGCGTGGCCGCGGGCCGCGCGATCAAGATGTGCATCATCGCGGTCGTTTTCGCGAACCTGTTCATGACATTGGCGATCTGGGGTGTCAACCCCGGCATCCGGATCTCGGGGTAG
- a CDS encoding MlaE family ABC transporter permease, translating to MQSTESPPSGSRVSGAVDWTRSYWQDHPKRSLETFGRQITMGFAAVAELFVSIFRRRFPFGEFVRQCAFMASVSAAPTLLVAIPIGVIVSIQVGSVAGQVGATSFIGAANGLGIIQQGAPLVTSLMIAGAVGSAVCADLGSRTIREEIDAMKVMGVDPMRRLVAPRLGAAMLVSVLLCGFVVFVGFLTGYIFNIFAQNGTPGSYVGTFSSFAVTTDLLVALAKSLIFGLLAAIIACDTGLNTRGGPGGVANSVNSAVVSSAIMLFGVNLIITQVYNALFPSQVV from the coding sequence GTGCAGTCGACCGAGAGTCCACCATCAGGGTCACGGGTCAGTGGTGCGGTCGATTGGACGAGGTCTTACTGGCAGGATCACCCCAAGCGTTCGCTGGAGACCTTCGGCAGGCAGATCACGATGGGCTTCGCGGCCGTCGCCGAACTGTTCGTCTCGATTTTCCGCAGGCGCTTCCCGTTCGGCGAGTTCGTCCGGCAGTGCGCGTTCATGGCCAGCGTCTCCGCCGCGCCGACGCTGCTGGTCGCCATCCCGATCGGCGTCATCGTGTCCATCCAGGTCGGGTCGGTCGCCGGCCAGGTCGGCGCCACCTCGTTCATCGGCGCGGCCAACGGCCTGGGCATCATCCAGCAGGGCGCCCCGCTGGTCACCTCGCTGATGATCGCGGGCGCCGTCGGCTCCGCGGTCTGCGCCGACCTCGGCTCGCGCACGATCCGCGAGGAGATCGACGCCATGAAGGTCATGGGCGTCGACCCGATGCGCAGGCTGGTCGCCCCGCGGCTCGGCGCCGCCATGCTGGTGAGCGTGCTGCTGTGCGGCTTCGTCGTCTTCGTGGGCTTCTTGACCGGCTACATCTTCAATATCTTCGCGCAGAACGGTACGCCGGGTTCCTACGTCGGCACCTTCTCGTCGTTCGCCGTGACCACCGATCTTCTTGTCGCGCTGGCGAAATCGCTGATATTCGGTCTGCTGGCGGCAATCATCGCCTGCGATACCGGATTGAACACCCGGGGTGGCCCGGGCGGCGTCGCGAACTCGGTGAATTCAGCGGTGGTGAGCTCCGCCATCATGCTGTTCGGGGTGAACCTCATCATCACCCAGGTTTACAACGCACTATTCCCGTCACAGGTGGTCTGA
- a CDS encoding S1 family peptidase: protein MFSKLAKVANAAFAVALGAALLGTGAGAANADPGPPVLGGGSGIIIDNQFECTVTTVGHDNAGRLVGLTAGHCGDPGAQVYAEADRGAGVIGRFVYSNHDLDYAVIQFDPGKITPVNRVGNVTITGLGGPANFPQIVCKEGRTTGNTCGIAWGDIFRTNVETWSQMCVVEGDSGAPVVVGTTLVGMVNAYLAIACFGPEVGTNMSAIVADINARGGVGAGYLPI from the coding sequence ATGTTCAGCAAACTCGCCAAGGTGGCCAACGCCGCCTTCGCCGTCGCCCTGGGCGCGGCGCTGCTCGGCACGGGCGCAGGGGCCGCTAATGCCGACCCGGGCCCGCCGGTCTTGGGCGGTGGATCCGGCATCATCATCGACAACCAATTCGAGTGCACCGTCACGACTGTCGGTCACGACAACGCGGGACGTCTGGTCGGCCTGACCGCAGGCCACTGCGGCGACCCGGGCGCACAGGTCTACGCCGAAGCCGATCGGGGCGCCGGCGTGATCGGCCGTTTCGTCTACTCCAACCACGACCTCGACTACGCCGTCATCCAGTTCGACCCGGGCAAGATCACCCCGGTGAACCGGGTCGGCAACGTCACCATCACCGGTCTCGGCGGACCGGCCAACTTCCCGCAGATCGTCTGCAAGGAAGGGCGCACCACCGGCAACACCTGCGGTATCGCCTGGGGTGACATCTTCAGGACGAACGTCGAGACCTGGAGCCAGATGTGCGTGGTGGAAGGCGACTCCGGTGCGCCGGTGGTCGTCGGGACGACGCTGGTCGGCATGGTGAACGCCTACCTGGCCATCGCCTGCTTCGGTCCTGAGGTCGGTACCAACATGAGCGCGATCGTGGCCGACATCAACGCGCGCGGCGGCGTCGGCGCGGGCTACCTGCCGATCTGA
- a CDS encoding MFS transporter encodes MSTTELPRLRSGTGRWILLATILGSSVASLDATVVNIALPRIGESLDTDVAGLQWTLNGYTLTLASFILLGGSLGDKLGRRRVFVWGTVAFALASVLCGVATSIEMLVAARILQGVAGAMLTPGSLALISSSIDRRDQGAAIGLWSGFGGVAGALGPFLGGWLIEIAGWRSIFFLNVPLTLVVVLVALRHVPESRDPDAAAQLDVPGALVVALSLGALTLGLIDSMPSLVVAGVVLLGAFVVIELRSDHPLVPPALFASRVFTAANLVTLAVYAALGGVFFLLVLELQLVAGYSPLMSGVATVPVTLVMLVLSAPAGRWAQKHGPRIPMTAGPLLAAAGLVLLLRIGPDTAYLTDVLPGVVVFGLGLAALVAPLTGAVLGAVPASEAGIASGVNNAVARTAQLLAVATLPGLVGISGALGDPVAFDDGFATAMWLCAGLLVTGAVLAAVLLRPMRRAPKLDSVDCMPQCGVAGPAVAPARSEA; translated from the coding sequence GTGAGCACCACCGAGCTACCGCGGCTGCGATCCGGCACCGGACGCTGGATCCTGCTGGCCACCATCCTCGGTTCGTCGGTTGCCTCGCTCGACGCGACGGTCGTGAACATCGCGCTGCCGCGGATCGGGGAATCGCTGGACACGGACGTGGCCGGACTACAGTGGACGCTGAACGGCTACACGCTGACCCTCGCCTCGTTCATCCTGCTCGGCGGCTCGCTCGGCGACAAACTCGGTAGGCGCCGGGTCTTCGTCTGGGGGACCGTGGCCTTCGCGCTCGCCTCGGTGCTGTGTGGCGTCGCGACCTCCATCGAAATGCTGGTCGCCGCCCGGATCCTGCAGGGCGTGGCGGGTGCGATGCTCACGCCGGGCAGCCTGGCCCTGATCTCCTCGTCCATCGATCGGCGCGATCAAGGCGCGGCGATCGGCCTGTGGTCCGGTTTCGGTGGTGTGGCGGGCGCGCTCGGGCCGTTCCTGGGCGGTTGGCTGATCGAGATCGCGGGCTGGCGGTCCATCTTCTTCCTCAACGTCCCGCTGACCCTCGTCGTCGTGCTGGTCGCGTTACGGCATGTGCCGGAGAGCCGTGACCCCGACGCGGCCGCCCAACTCGACGTGCCCGGCGCACTGGTGGTGGCGCTGTCGCTCGGTGCGCTGACCCTCGGGCTGATCGACAGCATGCCTTCGCTCGTCGTGGCCGGTGTCGTGCTGCTCGGGGCGTTCGTCGTGATCGAGTTGCGCAGCGACCACCCGCTGGTGCCGCCCGCGCTGTTCGCCTCGCGGGTGTTCACCGCCGCGAATCTCGTGACGCTCGCGGTCTATGCCGCCCTCGGTGGCGTCTTCTTCCTGCTCGTGCTCGAACTGCAACTGGTGGCGGGGTACTCGCCGCTGATGTCCGGCGTCGCCACCGTGCCGGTCACCCTCGTCATGCTCGTGCTCTCGGCGCCCGCCGGACGCTGGGCGCAGAAGCACGGGCCGCGCATCCCGATGACCGCCGGACCGCTGCTGGCGGCGGCGGGTCTGGTGCTGTTGCTGCGCATCGGACCCGACACCGCGTACCTCACCGACGTCCTGCCGGGTGTCGTCGTCTTCGGCCTGGGGCTCGCGGCGCTGGTCGCGCCGCTCACCGGTGCGGTGCTGGGCGCGGTGCCCGCGAGCGAGGCGGGCATCGCCTCCGGAGTGAACAACGCCGTCGCGCGCACCGCGCAATTGCTCGCGGTGGCGACGCTGCCCGGGCTCGTGGGCATCTCGGGGGCGCTGGGCGACCCGGTGGCGTTCGACGACGGTTTCGCCACCGCGATGTGGTTGTGCGCCGGATTGCTGGTGACCGGCGCGGTGCTCGCCGCCGTGCTGTTGCGCCCGATGCGGCGGGCGCCCAAGTTGGACAGCGTCGACTGCATGCCGCAGTGCGGCGTCGCGGGACCGGCGGTCGCGCCGGCCCGGAGCGAAGCATGA